The following proteins are encoded in a genomic region of Cryptomeria japonica chromosome 11, Sugi_1.0, whole genome shotgun sequence:
- the LOC131041700 gene encoding galactinol synthase 1-like: protein MVIFHNLMLTTVTPVSLQDFLNMYFQKQYKPIRLAYNLVLAMLWRHPENVELDSVKVVHYCVVGSKPWRFTGEEENVEREDIKRRQPTHCLLHPQLDQSLDK, encoded by the exons TTTCCATAACCTGATGTTGACTACAGTAACCCCTGTTTCTTTGCAGGATTTCTTGAACATGTATTTTCAAAAGCAGTACAAACCCATCCGTTTGGCGTACAATCTGGTGCTTGCAATGCTATGGCGTCATCCAGAGAACGTAGAGCTGGATTCTGTCAAAGTTGTTCACTATTGTGTAGTT GGTTCAAAACCGTGGAGGTTCACTGGTGAGGAGGAAAACGTGGAGAGGGAAGATATAAAGAGAAGGCAACCAACGCATTGCCTGCTCCACCCACAGCTTGACCAGAGTCTAGACAAGTAG